Proteins from a genomic interval of Candidatus Methylomirabilota bacterium:
- a CDS encoding TIGR00282 family metallophosphoesterase, with product MTIICVGDVFGEPGRRAVQVLLPRLKKQHQADFTVVNVENSASGFGVTPTIARAFLEQGVDVMTSGNHIWDKKEIIEYIVKENLLLRPANYPPGTPGAGSIVVKAGPHRVAVLNLMGRVFLPQLDCPFRKASEEVERLRAETPIIVVDMHAEATSESQAMGWHLDGRVSAVVGTHRHVQTADERLMPKGTAYITDLGLTGPVDSVIGVDPELALGRFISQMPNRFEPAKGPAMLQGVVIRIDPDTGRGLSIERLRVPLAD from the coding sequence CTGACGATCATCTGCGTCGGCGACGTCTTCGGCGAGCCGGGCCGGCGCGCGGTGCAGGTGCTGCTGCCGCGGCTGAAGAAGCAGCATCAGGCCGACTTCACGGTGGTCAACGTGGAGAACTCGGCCTCCGGCTTCGGGGTGACCCCGACGATCGCCCGGGCCTTCCTCGAGCAGGGCGTGGACGTGATGACCTCCGGCAATCACATCTGGGACAAGAAGGAGATCATCGAGTACATCGTCAAGGAGAACCTGCTCCTGCGCCCCGCCAACTATCCGCCGGGCACGCCGGGAGCGGGCTCCATCGTGGTGAAGGCGGGGCCTCACCGGGTGGCGGTGCTGAACCTGATGGGCCGCGTCTTCCTGCCCCAGCTCGATTGCCCGTTCCGCAAGGCCAGCGAGGAAGTCGAGCGGCTGCGCGCGGAGACGCCGATCATCGTGGTGGACATGCACGCCGAGGCCACCTCGGAGTCGCAGGCCATGGGCTGGCACCTCGACGGGCGGGTGAGCGCGGTGGTCGGCACCCACCGCCACGTGCAGACCGCGGACGAGCGCCTCATGCCCAAGGGCACCGCCTATATCACCGATCTGGGCCTCACCGGGCCGGTCGACTCGGTGATCGGCGTGGACCCCGAGCTGGCGCTGGGGCGCTTCATCAGCCAGATGCCCAATCGCTTCGAGCCCGCCAAGGGCCCGGCCATGCTCCAGGGCGTGGTGATCCGTATCGATCCCGACACCGGTCGCGGGCTGTCCATCGAGCGTCTGCGCGTTCCTCTCGCCGACTGA
- the folD gene encoding bifunctional methylenetetrahydrofolate dehydrogenase/methenyltetrahydrofolate cyclohydrolase FolD, whose product MQILSGKEVAAKVLAEVKADVAALRETTGVQPTLAVILVGDDPASQIYVRNKKRAADDVGINARDYLFPQGCAQAELLETIAGINRDPSVHGVLLQLPLPKGMDEDQAVAAIAPEKDADGLHPTNLGRLLAGKPGAIPCTPAGCIEILDHYGIAIEGAEAVVVGRSRLVGKPLAQLLLARHATVTMCHTRTRDLAAHCRRADILCVAAGRPGVITGDMVRDGAVVIDVGVNRLPTGKVTGDVQFDSVSPKARAITPVPGGVGPMTVAMLMRNTARAARRQLTR is encoded by the coding sequence GTGCAGATACTGAGCGGCAAGGAGGTCGCGGCGAAGGTCCTGGCCGAGGTGAAGGCCGACGTCGCGGCGCTCCGAGAGACGACCGGCGTCCAGCCCACCCTCGCGGTGATCCTCGTCGGCGACGATCCCGCCTCGCAGATCTACGTGCGCAACAAGAAGCGCGCGGCGGACGACGTCGGCATCAACGCGCGCGACTATCTCTTCCCGCAGGGCTGCGCCCAGGCCGAGCTGCTCGAGACCATCGCCGGGATCAACCGCGACCCCTCCGTCCACGGCGTGCTGCTGCAGCTCCCGCTGCCCAAGGGCATGGATGAGGACCAGGCGGTCGCGGCCATCGCGCCCGAGAAGGACGCCGACGGCCTGCATCCCACCAATCTGGGCCGGCTGCTCGCGGGCAAGCCGGGCGCGATCCCGTGCACGCCGGCCGGCTGCATCGAGATCCTCGACCACTATGGCATTGCCATCGAGGGCGCCGAGGCGGTGGTGGTGGGCCGTTCGCGTCTGGTCGGCAAGCCGCTGGCCCAGCTGCTGCTCGCGCGTCACGCCACCGTGACCATGTGTCACACGCGCACGCGCGACCTGGCCGCGCATTGCCGGCGCGCCGACATCCTGTGCGTGGCCGCCGGCCGACCCGGCGTGATCACCGGGGACATGGTGCGCGACGGCGCGGTGGTCATCGACGTGGGCGTCAACCGTCTGCCCACCGGCAAGGTCACCGGCGACGTGCAGTTCGACTCGGTGAGCCCCAAGGCGCGCGCGATCACCCCGGTCCCGGGCGGCGTCGGCCCCATGACCGTCGCGATGCTCATGCGCAACACCGCCCGCGCGGCCCGCCGCCAGCTCACCCGATGA